Proteins encoded together in one Dehalococcoidales bacterium window:
- a CDS encoding ComEA family DNA-binding protein, whose amino-acid sequence MSGAVTNPGYYPLTGSDSLEALLSAAGGTTEEADLTGLELFVPETTQGPQPQRIDINRAEAWLLEALPGIGPSRAQAIVDYRQKNGPFRSTNELMKVEGIGAATYERIETLITVAD is encoded by the coding sequence ATCAGTGGTGCGGTTACCAACCCGGGATACTACCCACTGACCGGCAGCGACTCGTTGGAAGCCCTTCTCAGTGCTGCCGGAGGTACCACCGAAGAGGCCGACCTCACCGGCCTGGAACTCTTCGTTCCCGAGACGACGCAGGGGCCGCAACCCCAGAGAATCGATATCAACCGGGCCGAGGCGTGGTTGCTTGAAGCCCTGCCCGGGATAGGCCCCTCCAGAGCACAGGCGATAGTAGACTACCGGCAGAAGAACGGGCCGTTTCGCAGCACAAACGAGCTGATGAAGGTGGAGGGCATCGGGGCTGCTACCTATGAACGAATCGAAACCCTGATTACCGTGGCTGACTAA
- a CDS encoding TrkA family potassium uptake protein — protein MKVVIMGCGRVGGRLAGLLESDGHDVTILDNDSYSFRRLPPGFRGTALLGNGIDADVLRRAGIEEADVFVAVTQGDNRNVMSCQIARHIFNVPRVVCRIYDPLRRDLFEELGLEAISPTTIFAQILREKLEAPGPQREARAEES, from the coding sequence ATGAAAGTTGTTATCATGGGCTGCGGACGAGTGGGTGGCCGCCTGGCGGGATTACTGGAGAGTGACGGACACGATGTCACCATCCTGGACAACGATTCCTATAGCTTCCGCCGGCTGCCGCCTGGCTTCAGAGGGACCGCCCTGCTGGGCAACGGCATCGATGCGGACGTGCTCCGCAGAGCCGGCATAGAGGAGGCCGATGTCTTCGTGGCAGTGACCCAGGGAGATAATCGCAACGTCATGTCATGCCAGATTGCCAGGCACATCTTCAACGTACCCCGGGTGGTCTGCCGCATCTATGACCCCCTGCGCCGGGACCTGTTCGAAGAATTGGGTCTGGAAGCGATAAGCCCGACGACAATCTTTGCCCAGATACTCAGGGAGAAACTCGAAGCTCCGGGGCCGCAGAGAGAAGCCCGGGCTGAGGAGTCCTAG
- a CDS encoding TrkH family potassium uptake protein: MRIRVVCHYLGLLIAILGFFMLLPLVWSILNREPASAAFATSAAICASFGLLLYWLIPVGEGKLSRREAILVVAGGWILASLFGTLPYALAGTFPSYADACFESVSGFTTTGATVLTSIETQFESILLWRSITQWLGGMGIITLFVALFPILGIGAAHLVEAEMPGTEAGRLTPRIRDTARAVWLLYMGFSALELIMLLIAGLSPFHALTVTFSTMPTGGFTGTNLSIAAFDSVFVEGIVIFFMMMAGVNFGLFYFLLWKRQARQLLRNPELKVYFGLLIVVSLLIALNLTADLGLSAGEAFRQSTFQVVSIMTTTGFTTADFDIWPTFARAALLMLMIVGASAGSTGGALKVIRLVVLIKYTYNQVIRAFNPRVVVPIRLGKTILSDRVVSRIIGMTVLYFLTLIGGFLVMSAVGLDHETAMSSVIASVGNVGPGLALVGPTANYQFIPPLGKIVLMGCMLVGRLELFTMLVLFTPSFWKWR; this comes from the coding sequence ATGAGAATTAGGGTTGTCTGCCATTACCTCGGGCTGCTCATCGCCATCCTCGGCTTCTTCATGCTCCTCCCCCTGGTCTGGAGCATCCTCAACAGGGAACCTGCTTCCGCCGCCTTTGCCACCTCGGCAGCCATCTGCGCCTCCTTCGGTCTCCTCCTGTATTGGCTGATCCCCGTCGGTGAGGGCAAGTTGAGCCGTCGGGAAGCGATTCTGGTAGTTGCCGGCGGCTGGATACTGGCTTCTCTTTTCGGTACGCTTCCCTACGCTCTGGCAGGGACCTTTCCCAGCTACGCCGACGCCTGTTTTGAGTCAGTATCCGGCTTCACCACCACCGGGGCTACAGTTCTGACGTCCATCGAGACCCAGTTCGAGAGTATCCTGCTCTGGCGTTCCATCACCCAGTGGCTTGGCGGCATGGGCATAATAACACTCTTCGTGGCCCTGTTTCCGATACTGGGTATCGGCGCCGCCCACCTTGTTGAGGCGGAGATGCCGGGAACGGAAGCCGGTCGGCTGACGCCACGCATCCGCGACACCGCCAGAGCCGTTTGGTTGCTGTACATGGGTTTCTCCGCGCTGGAACTCATTATGCTTCTCATCGCCGGTCTCTCGCCATTTCACGCACTGACCGTCACCTTCAGTACCATGCCTACCGGTGGTTTCACCGGCACCAATCTCAGCATTGCTGCTTTTGACAGTGTATTCGTCGAGGGGATTGTCATCTTCTTCATGATGATGGCCGGTGTGAACTTCGGGCTGTTCTACTTCCTCCTCTGGAAACGCCAGGCACGGCAGCTCCTCAGGAATCCGGAGTTGAAGGTGTATTTCGGTCTCCTTATCGTCGTTTCCCTGCTGATTGCACTCAACCTGACCGCCGACCTGGGACTATCGGCGGGAGAGGCCTTCAGACAGAGCACCTTCCAGGTGGTATCCATCATGACGACTACCGGCTTCACCACCGCCGATTTCGATATCTGGCCGACGTTCGCAAGGGCTGCCCTGCTCATGTTGATGATAGTAGGAGCCTCGGCTGGCTCTACCGGAGGAGCACTCAAGGTCATCCGCCTCGTGGTGCTCATCAAGTACACCTACAACCAGGTCATACGCGCCTTTAACCCACGGGTCGTGGTCCCGATAAGATTGGGGAAGACAATACTGTCAGACCGGGTTGTATCCAGGATTATCGGAATGACAGTCCTCTACTTTCTCACCCTGATAGGCGGTTTCCTGGTGATGAGCGCCGTGGGCCTTGACCACGAAACCGCAATGTCTTCCGTTATCGCCAGCGTGGGTAATGTGGGCCCTGGTCTGGCCCTGGTAGGACCGACGGCTAATTACCAGTTCATCCCACCTCTTGGCAAAATCGTACTCATGGGCTGTATGCTGGTGGGGCGCCTCGAGCTCTTCACGATGCTGGTGCTGTTCACTCCTTCGTTCTGGAAGTGGCGCTAG
- a CDS encoding universal stress protein, which translates to MEFHRILVPVTGTESDEEAVRLACRLAKRDKADILAVYVIPIERTLPLDAEMAGEVETAEAVLDRMEGVAAAEGCTITTDLLQAREAAPTIVDEAVEREVDLILMGASYQRRFGQFSLGSTIPHVLKNAPCRVILFHQYFPITEVST; encoded by the coding sequence ATGGAGTTTCATAGAATCCTGGTGCCGGTCACCGGCACCGAATCAGACGAGGAGGCGGTCAGGCTGGCGTGTCGGCTGGCCAAGAGGGACAAGGCTGACATTCTGGCCGTCTATGTCATCCCGATAGAGCGCACCCTGCCTCTGGACGCTGAAATGGCGGGTGAAGTCGAGACAGCGGAAGCGGTTCTGGACCGCATGGAGGGAGTTGCCGCCGCAGAGGGCTGCACCATAACAACAGACCTCTTGCAGGCTCGCGAGGCTGCACCGACCATCGTTGATGAAGCGGTCGAGCGGGAGGTCGACCTTATCCTGATGGGCGCATCCTATCAGAGGCGTTTCGGGCAGTTTAGCCTGGGTAGCACAATCCCCCACGTACTGAAGAATGCACCCTGCCGTGTGATATTATTCCATCAGTACTTCCCCATAACTGAGGTTTCAACATGA
- the trkA gene encoding Trk system potassium transporter TrkA yields MYVIIAGSGIVGFHIASLLTEGKHEVTVIEPSEEVVDSLHSQLDVKTVLGNAATPTVLREAEVSRANLVIAVTNNDETNMLVCFLAKELGAAMTVARVRNPEYTGYFVSAAKSPSAPRKIIRPKSLGVNLFINPEVEVAEKIKGALSSLYPSPVESFADGRVQIREFRVDEGELTDKHLQDIVFPHPCVVAAILRGGEITIPGPDEHITTGDHVYLVARSDSMDDFGGMFARPQRPVRSVVFYGGGRIGFLVAESLEKQGITVKVIAETLSRCQEIAAQLGRATVLEGDATDRDFLIEQGVPSADAFVAATSSDELNILCGLLTKSLGVPRNIVVTNKPGYIPLAEEIGVDLAVSPLLQVASRISHFVLHGGAIAAPFIGGKDLQAIEFVTSSTAHIAQQSLAEAGLPKDSIAAAIVRDDKVTIPPNDTVIRPGDHVLIVCRPSATPAVERLFK; encoded by the coding sequence ATGTATGTCATCATCGCAGGCTCGGGGATTGTTGGCTTCCATATAGCCTCCCTGCTCACTGAGGGAAAGCACGAAGTAACCGTAATCGAGCCATCCGAAGAGGTGGTGGACAGTCTCCACAGCCAGCTTGACGTCAAGACTGTGCTGGGAAACGCCGCTACACCCACAGTCCTCAGAGAAGCCGAAGTCAGCCGCGCCAACCTGGTTATTGCCGTCACCAATAACGACGAGACCAATATGCTGGTCTGCTTCCTGGCTAAGGAGCTGGGGGCGGCGATGACAGTGGCCAGGGTCCGCAACCCGGAGTACACCGGCTACTTCGTTAGTGCCGCTAAATCGCCTTCAGCCCCACGGAAAATTATCCGGCCCAAAAGCCTGGGTGTCAACCTCTTCATCAATCCCGAGGTTGAAGTGGCCGAGAAAATTAAGGGCGCACTGTCGAGCCTCTACCCCTCCCCGGTTGAGAGCTTCGCCGATGGCCGCGTCCAGATAAGGGAGTTTCGGGTCGATGAAGGCGAACTGACCGACAAGCACCTGCAAGACATCGTCTTCCCGCACCCCTGTGTTGTAGCCGCAATTCTGCGTGGCGGGGAAATAACAATACCCGGTCCCGATGAGCATATTACCACGGGTGACCACGTTTACCTGGTCGCCCGGAGCGATTCCATGGACGATTTCGGCGGGATGTTTGCCCGGCCTCAGCGTCCGGTAAGGAGCGTGGTGTTTTACGGTGGGGGACGCATCGGCTTCCTTGTCGCCGAAAGCCTGGAGAAACAGGGGATTACCGTCAAGGTAATCGCCGAGACCTTGAGCCGGTGCCAGGAAATCGCCGCCCAGTTGGGACGGGCTACAGTCCTTGAGGGCGACGCAACCGACCGCGATTTTCTCATCGAGCAGGGAGTCCCATCAGCGGATGCATTCGTTGCCGCCACATCGAGTGACGAGCTCAACATCCTCTGTGGCCTCCTCACCAAGAGCCTGGGAGTGCCACGTAACATAGTGGTCACCAACAAGCCGGGTTACATACCCCTGGCAGAAGAAATCGGAGTCGACCTCGCGGTGTCACCCTTGCTCCAGGTTGCCAGCAGAATCAGCCACTTCGTTCTTCACGGTGGTGCTATTGCGGCACCCTTTATCGGAGGTAAGGACCTGCAGGCAATAGAGTTTGTGACCAGCTCAACGGCCCACATCGCGCAGCAGAGCCTTGCCGAGGCAGGTCTACCCAAGGACTCGATAGCCGCGGCCATAGTCCGTGACGACAAAGTCACCATCCCGCCAAACGACACCGTGATACGACCCGGCGACCACGTTCTGATAGTATGTCGTCCTTCAGCCACCCCTGCTGTGGAGCGGCTTTTTAAGTGA
- a CDS encoding TrkA family potassium uptake protein: MYIIVVGGGRVGYYLTKALLAEGHEVLVLERSATICEALDEELGSICVRGDGCETTTLSEVGTGRSDMLIAVTGDDEDNLVACQVAKHLFHVPRTIARIRNPKNEEIFKELGIDVTINNTNIILENIEGEVPTHSLTHLHDIRDKGLELVQVRIPENASTVGKTVKQLELPKDSVLSLIIRKSRRPIVPSSNTVLQAEDQVIVVTSHESEDELRAVLRGE; this comes from the coding sequence ATGTATATCATAGTCGTTGGCGGCGGCAGGGTCGGTTACTACCTGACCAAAGCCCTGCTGGCCGAAGGACACGAAGTCCTGGTACTGGAGAGGAGTGCCACCATCTGCGAGGCCCTTGATGAAGAACTGGGCAGCATCTGCGTGCGCGGGGACGGTTGCGAGACGACTACCCTGAGCGAAGTCGGCACCGGCCGGTCCGATATGCTCATCGCCGTGACCGGTGACGATGAAGACAATCTGGTCGCCTGTCAGGTCGCCAAGCACCTTTTCCATGTTCCCCGCACCATCGCCCGGATAAGGAATCCGAAAAACGAGGAAATCTTTAAGGAACTGGGCATTGACGTTACCATCAACAACACCAACATCATCCTGGAGAATATTGAAGGAGAGGTGCCCACGCACAGCCTGACACACTTGCATGACATCAGAGACAAGGGACTGGAGCTCGTGCAGGTGAGAATCCCCGAGAACGCCAGTACGGTCGGCAAGACGGTAAAGCAACTGGAACTGCCAAAAGATAGCGTGCTGTCCCTTATCATACGCAAGTCTCGCCGGCCGATTGTGCCTTCCAGCAACACCGTTCTCCAGGCAGAAGACCAGGTGATAGTCGTTACCTCCCACGAGTCTGAAGACGAACTCCGTGCTGTCCTGAGGGGCGAATAG